One segment of Oceanotoga teriensis DNA contains the following:
- a CDS encoding cyclic nucleotide-binding domain-containing protein: MKVIKDKQKMNQYIEEFKIQNIFSKDITEFMDLVKYEKGEVICMTNIEMEYFYLFVEGKVKIYTLLENGKSLLLRFYEPLKFIGDLEYTYSNRIAKTNVESMMDSYLIRISYENIDKYCFDDSIFLRNICNSLAYKLDFLSNSSSINLLYSVEKRLAAYLVSVTEEESRFIQEMQTKKIGYSDFMVEKGL, encoded by the coding sequence ATGAAAGTTATAAAAGATAAACAAAAAATGAATCAGTACATTGAAGAGTTCAAAATTCAAAATATTTTCAGTAAAGATATTACTGAATTTATGGATTTAGTTAAGTATGAAAAAGGCGAAGTTATTTGTATGACAAATATTGAAATGGAGTATTTTTATTTATTTGTTGAAGGAAAAGTTAAAATATATACATTGTTGGAAAATGGGAAATCTCTTTTATTAAGATTTTATGAACCGTTGAAATTTATAGGGGATTTAGAGTATACTTATTCAAATAGAATTGCAAAAACTAATGTGGAATCTATGATGGATAGTTATTTAATAAGAATTAGTTATGAAAATATAGATAAGTATTGTTTTGATGATAGTATTTTTTTGAGAAACATATGTAATTCTTTGGCTTATAAATTAGATTTTTTATCTAATTCAAGTTCTATAAATCTTCTTTATTCTGTAGAAAAAAGATTGGCAGCATATTTAGTTTCTGTAACTGAAGAAGAGTCAAGATTTATACAAGAGATGCAAACTAAAAAAATTGGGTATTCGGATTTTATGGTGGAAAAGGGCCTATAA